Within Vicinamibacteria bacterium, the genomic segment ATCTCGTCGAGGAGGATTAGGCTCCGTGGCGTCGCCTGGTGCAGGATATGAGCCGTCTCCTGCATCTCGACCATGAAAGTCGAGCGCCCGCGGAACAGATTGTCGGATGCGCCCACGCGAGTGAATACCCGATCCACGACGGGAAGCTTGGCCTCGGAAGCCGGGACGAACGAGCCCATCTGGGCCATGATCACGATGAGCGCCGTCTGTCGCAGATAGGTCGACTTTCCCCCCATGTTGGGCCCCGTCAGAACGATGAGATGCCGCTCGGGGTCCAGGCTGAGATCGTTCGGCACGAAGGGCTCGCTGCTCGTCGCCTCGATGACGGGGTGCCGGCCGTCCTTCAGCTCGATCTCATAGCCTCGGTGGAGTCGCGGTTTCGTATAGTTGTAGACGGTGGCGATCTCGGCGAGTGAGGTGAGGACGTCGACCGAGGCGACCGCGTCCGCTGTCGCGCGGATTCGTGGCGCTTCGGCGGTCACGCGCTGACCCAACGCGAGGAAGAGCTCGCGTTCGATGACCTGAATGCGCTCCTCGGCGTTCAGGATCTTGTCTTCATACTCTTTCAACTCGGCTGTAATGAATCGTTCCGATGCCACCAGCGTCTGCTTGCGGACATAGTCATCGGGAACGGCGCCAAGGTTCGATTTGGTGACCTCGATGTAGTAGCCGAAAACCTTGTTGAATCGAATCTTCAGCGACCCGATGCCGGTCCGCTCGCGCTCTCGGGCTTCGATCCGTGCGAGCGTCGCTTTTCCATGAGAGCGCAGCGAACGGAGCTCGTCGAGCTCGTGGGACACTCCTTCGCGTATGATACCTCCGTCCTTGAGCCCCGCCGGCGGCTCGGGGACGAGCGTTTCTTCGATGTCCCCGCGCGCTTTCTCGACGGGATCCAGCCCCTCGCGAAGGCTCTTCAGGAGATCCGCTCGCGAATCGGACAGGAGAGCCTTGAGTAGAGGTATCTTCGTGAGCGAACCCGCCACGCCGATGAAGTCACGCGGGCTCGCCGTGCCCAGCGTGATTCGGGAAACGAGGCGTTCGAGGTCGAGCACGTTTTTCAGTACGTCGCGAAGCTTGCTTCTTCGGATGGTCTCGAAACCAAGCTCCTCGACTCCGTCGAGCCGCTCGAGGATCCCCTCGATATTCACGAGAGGCCGGAGAAGCCAGCTCCGAAGGCGCCTCGCCCCCATCGGAGTCGCGGTCCGATCCAGGATGGCAATCAGGCTTCCCTCGCGCCCGCCCTCGGTGATCGAGCGGGTGAGCTCGAGATTTCTCTGGGTGACCGGATCGAGCACCAGATGCTCGGCCGCCTCGATGCATCGGATCTCGCAGATATGGGCCAGCTGGCCTCGTTGGGTCTCCTCGAGATATTGAAGCGCGGCGCCGGCGGCAGAGATCGCGAGGGGTCGGGAATCGAGACCGAAGGCCGACAGGTCGATCGTGCGGAACTGACGGAGCAGGAGGCTTCGGCTCGCCTCGAGCTCGAACCGGAATCCCTCGCGTGGGGTGGCAACGGGCCGCTCCTCGGCTCCCAGAGCACTCCACGCCCCGTCGGGAGGCGGGCTGCCCTCGGGATGAATCAGCTCGCGAGGACGGTAAGTCAAGAGAGCTTCACCGAGCTTTTCGGACAGGTCCTCGCCCTCGAGCTCGAAGGCGACGAAATCGCCCGTGGAAAGGTCGGCAAGCGCGACTCCGATCGCGCTCTTGCCCGGTGAGACGGACATGAGATAGCTCGGCTCGCGAGCCTCGAGATAACCCTGGTCCAAGAACGTCGAGGGAGTCACGACTCGAACGATGTCGCGCCGCACGATCCCTTTGGCCTGGCGCGGATCCTCGACTTGCTCACATACGGCCACCTTGAATCCACGCCGTATGAGCCGGCCGATATAGGTGTCGGCGGCGTGATAGGGAATGCCGCACATGGGGATTGCGGTGCCGCCGGGGTCCTTCTGGCGGGAGGTGAGTGTGAGCTCCAGTACCCGGGCAGCCTTCAGTGCGTCGTCGTAGAACATTTCGTAAAAATCGCCCATGCGAAAGAATAGGATGGCGTCCGGCACCTGGCGCTTCATCTCGTGGAACTGTCGCATGGCGGGCGAGGCTCCGGGCTCGCGCACCCTTTCGGTGGAAGTCGACATGAGGACGCGGGGCATTGTACCGCGAAGGGGTTGCTCGCCGGCGACGTGACAAAATAGGATTCCCGAAGAGGGATGCGAGTACTGGCCGTGGACACGACCGGTGCCCACGGAAGCGTGGCGCTTCTGGACGGAACCGAGCTCGCCGGAGTCATTGGCATCCGCACCGCGCGGCCACAACATGCCGAACGACTGCTTGCCACAGTGGACGATCTCCTCGAACGGTCTCCTGGCGGGATCGCTGGAATCGACGGTTTCGCCGTTGTCGTGGGGCCGGGCTCGTTCACCGGACTCAGAATCGGAATCTCGACCGTCGAGGGGCTCGCCTACGCCCTGAAAAGGCCCGTCGTCGGGGTTTCGAGTCTCGACGCGACCGCATTCCGCCATCGCTTTCAGGCCGGTCTCATCGTTTCCGTCATCGAAGCCTATCGCGGTGACGTCTACGCCCGGTGCTACGTCTCCAACGGATTCGAGCTCGTCCCGGGTATGGAGCCCGTCTGTGAGGAACCCTCACGCTTCGTGGAGCGTCTCGATGAGCCGCCCGCCGTCGTGGCGGGCACGGGCCTCGGCCGGTGCGCGAGCTGTTTTCATGATCGGTTCGGAGATGTGGTGAGACTCGCCGATGCCTCTTTCTTCCTCGCGGAGGAGGTTGCGCGCCTCGGTACCGAGCGCCTGGCGCGAGGCGAGTCCGCTCCCCTCGGGGGCCTCGAAGCCCTCTATGTCCGGCCGTCCGAGGCGGAGCGCAACCGGGACCCGAAGAAAGCATGAGCCACTCTGACGGCAGAAGCGGTCTCCTGGAGCGCTATGCGATCGTGCGGATGGAGAAGAGGCACCTCGACGAAGCCCTCATCATCGAGAAGGAGAGTCAGCCCAACCCCTGGTCGAGACAAGCCTTCCTCCACGAGATCGAGGGGAACCCGTTGAGCCGGCCGCGCGTGGCCGTGACCATCACCCGTCCATCGGAGGTGGCGGGCTACGCGATTACCTGGCTCGTGCTCGACCAGCTCCACATCCAGAATCTCGCGGTACGTCGTCGCGACCGCCACCAGGGTTTGGCCGAACTTCTCCTCGTTCGGGCCATCGAGGAAGCCGTGGAAGACTCCGCGTCGACCGCTCTCCTCGAAGTTCGGCGCTCGAACCTTGCCGCGCGAAACCTGTATCGGTCGCTCGGGTTCGAGGAGTTCGGCCACCGCCGGGGCTATTATACGCGCCCGGTCGAAGATGCTCTGCTCTACCGGAAGGACCTCCGTTCGTGAGTGCCGTCTTCATGCTGGGCTTGGCAACGCTGGTGGCGGTGGGGTGTCTGCGACCGGTGCTCGGCGAGGGAATCCGTGAGAGCTGGCACGGGCTCGTCCTGCTGCTCGGCCTCGGCTGCAGCGTTCTCGGGGTCGTTCGCGCCCGCGCTCGGGGTGCGGGCCACGAGGGGATCCTCCTTTCGTTTCTACCGCTCGCTCTTGCCGCCGGTTATCTCCAGCCGCAACGCGTGGCGAGCGACGGCATCTTCTACTTTGCTCCTCTGCATTCGGTCGTCGTCGATCTCGATCTGGATTTCGAGAACGAGTACCGAGTGCTCGGGGCCGAGCCGGGTTATTTCCAACGGACGGCGACGGGTCGATTGCCGAACAACTTCAGTATCGGCCCAGCTCTGCTCTGGGCTCCGTTCTATCTCCTCGCGCACGGGCTCGGTCATCTCGGACTGTACCGTCCGACGGGGTTCGGGTACCCGTATTTCACCGCGGTCGCGACGGGAACCGTGCTCATCGGCTTCGTCGGGGTCGTAGCCTTGTTTCGGCTCGCCCGGTGCTATTTCGAGCCGTCGATTGCCTTCGCTTCCGTCCTTTTCTGCTGGCTGGCGACGTTTCACGTCTGGTACATGGTGTTCGAGCCCTCGATGTCACATGCGCTCGCGATCACGAGCGTTTCTTTATTCTTCCTCTCGACCCACCGCGGGGTCGAAGGCCTTCGCGGCTACGCGCTCATGGGTGCGCTCGGCGGCCTCGTCGCGCTCATCCGGTGGCAGAACGTGATCCTGCTCCCGGTTGCCCTCGGGGTGAGTCTGTCGCGCCGCAGATTCTCGCCCCGAGAATGGCTGGTCGGGGGCGCCGTGTTCCTCTTGGTCTCACTTCCGCAGCTTGTCTATTGGAAGGTTCTCTATGGTTCCTTCTTCCTGGTACCCCAGGGTCGAACGTATCTCGACTGGGCGTCACCAGAGATCGAGGCGGTGCTCTTCTCGTCGCGCCATGGCCTCCTGTCGTGGGCGCCCATACTCTGGACCGCGGTGGCCGGACTGCCCGCTTTCGTTCGCCGTGCTCCCGCTTTCGGCTGGGGAATCGTCGCCTCTGCCCTGGGGGTGCTCGTCGTGAATGCGAGTGTCTTCGACTGGTGGGCGGGAGCATCGTTCGGCTCGCGTCGTTTCGATGGAGTCGTCCCGGCATTCGTTCTCGGCCTCGCCGCCGTCATCGAATGGCTTCTGCCGCTGGTCGCTGCGCGGCCACTCGTGGCGCTGGGCGCCATGTTGGCGCCGTTCGTCGTCTGGAACGGGATGCTGATGGGCGTCTATTTCCGGGGAGCGGTGCCCTCGGACGGACCGGTCTCCTTCCGGCAGGCGGCGGCCGACGGGATCGAGCTCTGGTACCGGCACACGGGCTACCCGTTCTCCTGGCCGGGCGCGCTCGTCGACCGAGTGCGGCTAGGCCGACCCCTATCCGTTTACGACCTCTTCGGCTCCCAGTCGCTCGCGAACAACGTCGACGTTCGAATGGGGGAGACGGACGACCTGTATCTGGGCCGTGGGTGGTCGCCGCCCATTCGCGAGCGAGGGCGGACGGTTCGGGACGTTGCCGCCGACGGCGGTGAGGTTTTCGTGGCCCTCCGTGAGCCGGCTCCCTATGTGCTCGAGCTCGAAGGCGAGCCGGGGGGACGGGCCCGAGTCCTATGGGATGCCGAGCCCATCGAGACCGTCGCGCTCGACGACCAAGGCGATGCTTCGCTCGTCGTGCCCCCGCGACGCGTGCGCTCCGGAGCCAATACCATCACTCTCGTCCCGCTCGGGGCAGCTCGGCTCCGGATCGGAAGGATACTTCTGACGAGACCGGGGACCTTCGAGTGAGCGCATCGACGACAAAATCGCCTGGTCGCGGCGGTCAAGGAGTGTTGCGAGCTTGCAGCCGTTCCGAACGCTGTGATACTTTGAAATACAGGTGGTCGTTATGGGTGCCATCGCAGTTCCGTTGAATCATCGTGCCGGAGGGAACTTGGATGGAAATTTCGTCTTCTCAAGTCCGTGACCTCTTGATGCGTGAATGTGAGGAGTTTCAGCAGCTTTCGAGACGACACCAAGAGCTCGACGAACGGCTGGTTAGGCTGACCGAGAAACTCTTCTTGACCGACGAAGAGAAGGTCGAGGAGGTCACGTTGAAAAAGAAGAAGCTCGCCATCAAAGATAGAATGGCTCACATGATCCGAAGCCACTGAGCTTCGGCCCGAGCGCCACGAGAGCGAGAGCTCTAGTCGCTCACCGTCTGATGAGTATTGCGCCTCAAGGGCTCCGCTATATCCTGTTACTGGTCGTGGCGGCGGGGCTGGCATACGTGGTGTTTCCCATCCGCGCCGCTGCGGGTGTCCTCCTCGGCCTGGCGCTCTTCGTCGCATTTTTCTTCAGGGATCCCACCCGAGTCCCACCGGCCGATTCCAGGATTCTGGTATCGCCGGGCGACGGCAGGGTGGTCTCGGTCGGTCCGGGAAGGGTCGATTCATCGTGGACCGAGATCGCGATTTTTCTCTCGATTTTCGACGTCCACATCAACCGCTCACCCCTCGCCGCGGTGGCGCGAGCCATCCGATACACACCGGGACGGTTCATGGCCGCTTACAAGAGTCAGGCGGGCTCGCAGAACGAGAGAAACGAGATCGAGCTCGCCGATGGTGACTACGTGGTGATGGTCCGCCAGATCGCCGGAGTCGTGGCCCGGCGAATCGTCTGCACCGTTCGTGAGGGTGAATCGATCGGGCGCGGCCAGAGAATCGGCCTGATCCAGTTCGGTTCCCGGATGGAAGTCGCGCTCCCTCCGGACACCGAACCGCTGGTTCAGGTCGGAGACCGCGTCCGCGGTGGCGAAACCCCCATCGGTCGCCGAACATGAAGCCAGACGAAAAAAGGAAGGCGCGGCGTGGCATCTACCTGCTGCCGAGCGCGTTCACGGTTGCCAACGTCTTCTGCGGTTTCTACGCGATCATCTGCAGCATGCGCGGTGATCTCGGCTTGGGGGGGGTGCTCATCGGCCTCGCCATTCTCCTCGACACCCTCGATGGCAGGGTGGCACGTTTTGCCAACGCGACGAGCGAGTTTGGCAAGGAGTTCGACTCGCTTGCCGACCAGGTGTCTTTCGGGGTGGCGCCCATGGTGCTCGCCTATCAATGGGGGCTTCACCTGTGGCCGCGGCTCGGGTGGCTCATCGGATTTCTCTTCGTCATTTGTGGAGCCATGCGACTCGCCCGGTTCAACATTCGCCAGTCGACCAGCGACAAACGTTTCTTCGTCGGCCTTCCGATACCCGCGGCCGCGGGCGTCGTGGCGGCGCTGGTCTATCGTTTTCCCGAGCCGCTCGCGACCCGCGCCGATGCCGTCCTGTTGATCGCCCTCGTCATGGCACTGTCGCTGCTCATGGTGAGCAAACTCCGATATTACAGCTTCAAGGACTTCGATCTGAGGCGGCGTCAGCCTCACCTCCTCATACTCTTTCTCGCTCTCCTGATCGTCGCCGTCTTCACTCATCCCCAGGTGATGCTCTTGAGCATGGCGACGGCCTATCTGCTGAGCGGTATCATCTTGAAACTGTGGTCCGCCATGGCGCGGAGGGGGACCGAGTCGAGGGACGAGCTTGCGAATCACGCGGACCCGGGACGGCCGTGAGGGGTCTACGCGTCGGCATCCTCGGGCCGAACAGTCCGTTCGGGTCGGCGGTTCGCGAATGTCTCGCGGAGGGATCGGTTCCGGTTATCGAGCTCAAACTCTTCGAGCCCGAGCTCACCGGGGAGGCCAGTTTGACCCAGTTCGGGGACGAGATCGTGGTCACGCAGCCGCTCGACTCCGACTTGCTCCCCAGACTCGACGTGCTCTTCATCGG encodes:
- the mutS gene encoding DNA mismatch repair protein MutS, translated to MSTSTERVREPGASPAMRQFHEMKRQVPDAILFFRMGDFYEMFYDDALKAARVLELTLTSRQKDPGGTAIPMCGIPYHAADTYIGRLIRRGFKVAVCEQVEDPRQAKGIVRRDIVRVVTPSTFLDQGYLEAREPSYLMSVSPGKSAIGVALADLSTGDFVAFELEGEDLSEKLGEALLTYRPRELIHPEGSPPPDGAWSALGAEERPVATPREGFRFELEASRSLLLRQFRTIDLSAFGLDSRPLAISAAGAALQYLEETQRGQLAHICEIRCIEAAEHLVLDPVTQRNLELTRSITEGGREGSLIAILDRTATPMGARRLRSWLLRPLVNIEGILERLDGVEELGFETIRRSKLRDVLKNVLDLERLVSRITLGTASPRDFIGVAGSLTKIPLLKALLSDSRADLLKSLREGLDPVEKARGDIEETLVPEPPAGLKDGGIIREGVSHELDELRSLRSHGKATLARIEARERERTGIGSLKIRFNKVFGYYIEVTKSNLGAVPDDYVRKQTLVASERFITAELKEYEDKILNAEERIQVIERELFLALGQRVTAEAPRIRATADAVASVDVLTSLAEIATVYNYTKPRLHRGYEIELKDGRHPVIEATSSEPFVPNDLSLDPERHLIVLTGPNMGGKSTYLRQTALIVIMAQMGSFVPASEAKLPVVDRVFTRVGASDNLFRGRSTFMVEMQETAHILHQATPRSLILLDE
- the tsaB gene encoding tRNA (adenosine(37)-N6)-threonylcarbamoyltransferase complex dimerization subunit type 1 TsaB, translating into MRVLAVDTTGAHGSVALLDGTELAGVIGIRTARPQHAERLLATVDDLLERSPGGIAGIDGFAVVVGPGSFTGLRIGISTVEGLAYALKRPVVGVSSLDATAFRHRFQAGLIVSVIEAYRGDVYARCYVSNGFELVPGMEPVCEEPSRFVERLDEPPAVVAGTGLGRCASCFHDRFGDVVRLADASFFLAEEVARLGTERLARGESAPLGGLEALYVRPSEAERNRDPKKA
- the rimI gene encoding ribosomal protein S18-alanine N-acetyltransferase, whose protein sequence is MSHSDGRSGLLERYAIVRMEKRHLDEALIIEKESQPNPWSRQAFLHEIEGNPLSRPRVAVTITRPSEVAGYAITWLVLDQLHIQNLAVRRRDRHQGLAELLLVRAIEEAVEDSASTALLEVRRSNLAARNLYRSLGFEEFGHRRGYYTRPVEDALLYRKDLRS
- a CDS encoding glycosyltransferase family 39 protein, with the protein product MSAVFMLGLATLVAVGCLRPVLGEGIRESWHGLVLLLGLGCSVLGVVRARARGAGHEGILLSFLPLALAAGYLQPQRVASDGIFYFAPLHSVVVDLDLDFENEYRVLGAEPGYFQRTATGRLPNNFSIGPALLWAPFYLLAHGLGHLGLYRPTGFGYPYFTAVATGTVLIGFVGVVALFRLARCYFEPSIAFASVLFCWLATFHVWYMVFEPSMSHALAITSVSLFFLSTHRGVEGLRGYALMGALGGLVALIRWQNVILLPVALGVSLSRRRFSPREWLVGGAVFLLVSLPQLVYWKVLYGSFFLVPQGRTYLDWASPEIEAVLFSSRHGLLSWAPILWTAVAGLPAFVRRAPAFGWGIVASALGVLVVNASVFDWWAGASFGSRRFDGVVPAFVLGLAAVIEWLLPLVAARPLVALGAMLAPFVVWNGMLMGVYFRGAVPSDGPVSFRQAAADGIELWYRHTGYPFSWPGALVDRVRLGRPLSVYDLFGSQSLANNVDVRMGETDDLYLGRGWSPPIRERGRTVRDVAADGGEVFVALREPAPYVLELEGEPGGRARVLWDAEPIETVALDDQGDASLVVPPRRVRSGANTITLVPLGAARLRIGRILLTRPGTFE
- a CDS encoding YdcH family protein, with protein sequence MRECEEFQQLSRRHQELDERLVRLTEKLFLTDEEKVEEVTLKKKKLAIKDRMAHMIRSH
- a CDS encoding phosphatidylserine decarboxylase gives rise to the protein MSIAPQGLRYILLLVVAAGLAYVVFPIRAAAGVLLGLALFVAFFFRDPTRVPPADSRILVSPGDGRVVSVGPGRVDSSWTEIAIFLSIFDVHINRSPLAAVARAIRYTPGRFMAAYKSQAGSQNERNEIELADGDYVVMVRQIAGVVARRIVCTVREGESIGRGQRIGLIQFGSRMEVALPPDTEPLVQVGDRVRGGETPIGRRT
- the pssA gene encoding CDP-diacylglycerol--serine O-phosphatidyltransferase, producing the protein MKPDEKRKARRGIYLLPSAFTVANVFCGFYAIICSMRGDLGLGGVLIGLAILLDTLDGRVARFANATSEFGKEFDSLADQVSFGVAPMVLAYQWGLHLWPRLGWLIGFLFVICGAMRLARFNIRQSTSDKRFFVGLPIPAAAGVVAALVYRFPEPLATRADAVLLIALVMALSLLMVSKLRYYSFKDFDLRRRQPHLLILFLALLIVAVFTHPQVMLLSMATAYLLSGIILKLWSAMARRGTESRDELANHADPGRP